A segment of the Acidimicrobiales bacterium genome:
CGAGGCCCCGGACGAGCCTGGTGTCGATCTCGAACGGGATGCCCAGCGACTCGAGCCCCGCCTGCACCCGCTCGAAGTGGGCGACCGACGCCGCGTCGAGGGCGTCGAGCATCCGGGGAGCGTCGGCGACCACGGCCCGGGTCGTCGGGCTCTTGGAGTCGAGGACCCGCAGCGGGTGGGTCGACGCCTTCTCCCGGTCGCCGGGGTCGATGTCGCGGAGGCGGGCGGCGAGCCAGGCGCGCAGCTCGTCGGTGTAGGTGCGGCGGTCGTCGGGCGTGCCCATCGTGTTGACCGCCAGCCGCCACTGCCGCACGCCCAGCTGGGTGAGGTAGTCGGCCGCCAGGGCGATCACCTCGACGTCGACGTCCGGGTCGGCGACGCCGAGCACCTCCACGTCGACCTGGTGGTGCTGCCGGAACCGCCCCGCCTGTGGCCGCTCGTACCGGAAGGCAGGAGTGACGCACCACACCTTCCACGGCGTGACCGGCCGGTGCTGCACGAAGGCCCGCACCACCGACGCCGTCGCCTCCGGGCGCAGGGCGAGGTGGCGGTCGCCCTTGTCGGTGAAGTCGTACATCTCCTTGCGGACGACGTCGGTGCCGGTGCCGAGCCGCTGGAAGACGCCGATGTCCTCGAAGAGCGGGCCGTGGACCAGCCCGTAGCCGTAGCGCGCCGCCACACCGGCGAACGTGGCGATCAGGGCCTGCCACCGCGCCGATTCGGGCGGGAGCACGTCCTGCGTGCCGATCGGGGCGCGGAAGCTCTCGGCCATAAGTGGACCGAGGCTACTGCTGCTCGGGTTCCTGCCTGAACATGGATTCGGGGAGGACGGCCGGCCTCACCAGCGCCAACAACCCGATCGTGCCCAGTAGGACGAGCGACGGCTCGGCGGGGGCGCGGAAGCGGGTCATCCCGTAGAAGACGACGACGGTGATCGCCACGTTCACCAGCCACACCGTGAGCGGGAACGACGGCTCGCCCCGGCGCCGCAGGGCCACGACCCCCACCACCGACAGCGCGGCGAGGCCGTAGTACATGCCCAGCCCCACCTGTGACGACGGCAGCGGGCGCGCCTCGGCCACGCTGTCGAAGCGCAGCTGGTCGAACGGCACGTAGAGGCCCCACGCCCGCCCCAGCCGGGCCGCCACCACCACCGGCAGACGGCCCACGTGGTCGCCCATGTAGTCGAAGGCCTCCTCGCGGGTGCGCTGGTCGAGCACCGAGCGGTCGTCCTCGTCGATGGCCGTGGCGCAGGCGAACGACCAGGCGCCGAGGGCATCGCCGTAGTAAGTCTCGTCGCAGTTGGCCACGTCGAGGGTGGGACCGGCCTGGGTCGACAGGGTGGCCGGGTGCTCGAAGCGCACCAGGTTGGCGACCACCCAGGGAGCCATCACGAGCAGGGCGACCCCGGTCGCCACCGCCGC
Coding sequences within it:
- the hisS gene encoding histidine--tRNA ligase, which codes for MAESFRAPIGTQDVLPPESARWQALIATFAGVAARYGYGLVHGPLFEDIGVFQRLGTGTDVVRKEMYDFTDKGDRHLALRPEATASVVRAFVQHRPVTPWKVWCVTPAFRYERPQAGRFRQHHQVDVEVLGVADPDVDVEVIALAADYLTQLGVRQWRLAVNTMGTPDDRRTYTDELRAWLAARLRDIDPGDREKASTHPLRVLDSKSPTTRAVVADAPRMLDALDAASVAHFERVQAGLESLGIPFEIDTRLVRGLDYYTHTLFEFQSLALETAESTIIGGGRYDGLVEQLGGPPTPGIGFGSGIERMLLAVAAEGAEADLGPSLDVFVVDATDGSVARDLTHELRGAGLRVDRAFDGRSMKSQMKAAGRSGARVALIVGEQEVVDATVTVRDLADGEQSVVPRDQLIDHVKKVVEK
- a CDS encoding glycosyltransferase family 39 protein — protein: VHPYAWRDGVRIAGADHPPAYIVVLALPSLLGFDGIRDHMLASCLIGTGTVALIGLLGRRIAGNVAGLVAAGVAAVYPNLWLNDGALMSETLALFLGVVVSYAAYRAWEVPSTRRFVELGAAIGLAALARAEAALMIVLLVVPLVAWVRGLEGWRPRARQAAVATGVALLVMAPWVVANLVRFEHPATLSTQAGPTLDVANCDETYYGDALGAWSFACATAIDEDDRSVLDQRTREEAFDYMGDHVGRLPVVVAARLGRAWGLYVPFDQLRFDSVAEARPLPSSQVGLGMYYGLAALSVVGVVALRRRGEPSFPLTVWLVNVAITVVVFYGMTRFRAPAEPSLVLLGTIGLLALVRPAVLPESMFRQEPEQQ